CCTGGAGATAGATACATAATCGAACATTTAAAAGAAGTAGATACACCTGTCATACTTGTAGTCAACAAAATAGATTTGGTGCCTGAGGAAAGAGTAGAAGAGACTATAAAAATTTTTAAAGAGCAATATGAGTTTAAAGATGTAGTAGCTATTTCTGCTATTGAAAATAAAAATATAGATTTGTTAAAAGAAAAAATTGTATCACTTTTGCCAGAAGGCCCCAAATATTATTTGGATGATTATATAACAGATCAGCCCGAAAAATTAATAGTGGCAGAAATAATTCGAGAGAAGATGTTACACTTTTTAGAGGAAGAAGTACCTCACGGTGTTTATGTGGAAGTAGAATCTATTAAAGAGAGGGAAGATAAAGATATAATAGACATTGAAGCATATATTTACTGTGAGAAAGAGTCCCACAAAGGAATTATTATAGGCAAAAATGGGCAAATGCTAAAAAAGATAGGTCAAAGTGCGCGACTTGATTTAGAAGAATTTTATGGAAAACAGGTTTTTCTTGACCTATGGGTAAAGACGAGGAAGGGGTGGAGAGACAATACAACGTTACTTAAAAAATTAGGATATGCCATTGACAAGAAAACTTACGAATAGTAAAGTATTTAGTGAAAACAAAAGGAGGTTATATTATGAACATAGCAAAAATGATTGACCACACTTTATTAAAACCAAATGCGACAAAAAGCGAGATAGAAAAGCTTTGTAATGAGGCAAAAGAGTATGGATTTGCTTCTGTCTGCATAAACCCCTGCTTTGTAGACCTTGCCTATAGTATGTTAAAAGATACAGATGTTAAAGTTTGCACAGTGATAGGTTTTCCATTAGGTGCAAATACTATCGAAACCAAAGTATTTGAAGCAGTTGAAGCGGTTAAAAAAGGTGCGACAGAAGTTGACATGGTATTAAATATAAGCATGTTGAAGAGTGGAGATTACGACTATGTAAAAAAAGAAATTGAAGAAGTTGTGAAAGCGGTAAAATCCTATGGAGATATAGTTGTAAAAGTAATTTTAGAAACCTGCTATCTCACTGATGAAGAAAAGGTAAAAGCATGTCAGATCACAAAAGAAGCAGGTGCTGATTTTGTTAAGACTTCTACTGGTTTTGGGCCAGGTGGAGCGACGGTAGAGGATGTAAAATTAATGAGACAGGCAGTTGGTGAAAACTTTGGTGTTAAAGCCTCTGGCGGTGTAAGAACTGCTGAAGATGCTAAGGCGATGATTGAAGCAGGAGCTAATCGCATTGGGGCAAGTGCAGGCGTTAAGATTGTGGAGGAATGGAATAAACTAAAAATGAGTTGATAAAAAATGCGCTTGTTAAAAACAGAAGCAATAGTATTAAAAAACAATTTAATAGGTGAAACAGACAAAATAGCCACCCTTTTTACTAAAAGCTATGGCAAACTCCAGGCAGTGGCAAAAGGGGCAAGGCGATCAAAGAGCCGATTTGTGAATGCAATAAGGCCTTTTGTTGTTGCCAATTATGTTATTTTTGAGGGGCAAAATTATTACTATATTGACCAATGGGAGTTAATCGAAGCTCATAAAAATATAGAAAAAGACTTAGCTAAATTTTCTGTAGCTTCGTATATTGCCGAAACTATAAACAAAATTTTAGAGGAAAATCAAAAAAGCGAGAGGCTGTATCTGTTTTTAAAACATTCTTTAAAAGCAGTTGACGAGCTACAAATAGACCCTTTAATTTTTATTTCTTCTTATAACTTAAAATTAGTTTCTTTATTGGGATATATGCCTCAACTTGATAATTGTGTTGTCTGTGGAAAAAGAGAGAATTTAAAATATTTTTCTAATTCCTGCGGGGGTGCAGTGTGTATAAACTGCAAAAATAAATGTTTTGACGCCAAGCCATTACATGAAGTAACATTAAAAGCTATAAAGTATTTTCTTAAAGGAGATTATGACAAGCTTCAAAATATTAAAGTTTCAGGAGTTATAAAAGAAGAAGTGGATAAAATAATAACAGCCTATATGAAAGAACATCTTGAAATAGAGTTTAAATCAAAAGATTTTATTGACAAGTTACAAAATATGTGAAAGGAGGGTTTAACGTGTTAGATGAAGAATTAGAAAAAATAGATATGATAGTAGAGAGAATGGGAGTAAGTTATAAAGAAGCAAAAGAAGCATTAGAAAAGTCAGGTGGCAGTGTTGTAGACGCATTGATATATATAGAAGAGAATAGAAAAAGTTGGACTGAGACCTTTACAGTCGCAGGTTCAGAAGTTATGGAAAAAATAAAAGAATTAATTAAAAAAGGTAATGTTACAAAAATAAGAATAAAAAAAGACGATAAAGTTCTTTTGGAGATTCCTGTAACTGCAGGTGCTATTTCTGCAGTTATCATTCCTCAGTTGACGTTAGTGGGAGCGGCAGTAGCGCTTTTAGCTAATTGCACAATTGAAGTTGAAAAACATGATAAAAGCGTAACCGTATTAAAAGAAGAAAAGAAAAAAGATTGACAGAAACTTGTCTCTTTGGTATTCTTAAATAAGTAACGTCAAAAACCTTTCTTCCCAAAAGGGATGAAGGGTTTTTGTATAATTGCGAGAGAAAAAGGAGTGTTATTAAATGTCACAAGCAGTCACAATGGATAAAATAGTTGCCCTTGCAAAAAACAGAGGGTTTGTTTTTCCGGGGTCTGAAATATATGGAGGACTTGCTAATACTTGGGATTATGGACCTCTGGGAGTAGAACTTAAAAACAATATTAAGAGGATGTGGTGGAAAAGATTTATTCAACAAAGTCCTTATAACGTAGGAATTGATACTGCAATTTTGATGAATCCAGAAGTGTGGGTTGCATCAGGTCATGTTAGCAGTTTTAGCGATCCTTTAATGGACTGTAAAGAGTGCAAATCAAGATTTAGAGCTGACCAATTGATTGAAGACTACATTAAAGAAAAGGAATTAAATATTTCTATTGAAGGTTGGACAAATGAACAATTGATGGAATTTATAAAAGAGCATAAAGTGCCCTGTCCAAAATGTGGTGCCTATAATTTTACCGATATTAGGAAGTTTAATCTCATGTTTAAAACCTATCAAGGTGTTACAGAAGATTCTAAATCAGAAGTGTATTTGCGACCTGAAACCGCACAAGGAATTTTTGTGAACTTTAAAAACGTTCAAAGGACAACTCGTAAGAAAATACCTTTTGGAATAGGGCAAATTGGTAAATCTTTTAGAAATGAAATTACTCCTGGTAATTTCATATTCAGAACGAGAGAATTTGAACAGATGGAATTAGAATTTTTCTGTAAACCGGGAGAAGATATGGAATGGTTTAGTTACTGGAGAAAATATTGCATGGATTGGCTTTTAGAATTCGGCTTAAAAGAAGAAAACTTAAGATTTAGAGACCATAAAAAAGAAGAATTGTCTCATTATAGTACTGCTACCACAGACATAGAATATAATTTTCCCTTTGGATGGGGAGAGTTGTGGGGAATAGCTAATAGAACAGATTTTGATTTAAGGCAACACATGGAACATTCTGGAGTTGACCTGTCTTATATGGACCCTGTAACAGGAGAAAAGTACATACCATATTGCATTGAGCCTTCTGTTGGGGTAGATAGGTTAATGTTGGCATTTTTAATAGATGCCTATGAAGAAGAAGAGTTAGAAGATGGAGAAACTAGAGTGGTTTTAAGGCTTCATCCTGCTCTTGCTCCCATTAAGGCAGCAGTGCTTCCATTATCCAAGAAATTATCAGAAAATGCCTATAAGCTTTATGACCAGTTGAGAAATAAATTCGTAGTAGATTACGATGAGACAGGAAGCATAGGTAAAAGGTATAGAAGACAGGATGAGATAGGCACGCCTTTCTGTATTACTTATGACTTTGATTCGGAAAATGACCATTGTGTAACCATAAGAGATAGAGATACTATGCAACAAGTGAGAATAAAAATTGAAGAAGTAGAGAAATATCTTGAAGAAAGGTTAAATTTTTAAGGGAATCAGGCTTTTTAACTGATTTCCTTGATTTTTTATGTTGCAATAATTTGTGATATAATAGGAAGGAAACGAAAAAGAAAGTTGGTTATCTTATAAAGTTGTGATATAATTATACTAAAGTGATAAACCGATAGAAAACGTTTATGAAACGACAGAGGAAAGTATAAATTGTCAAAAACTTTAAAGGGGTGATAAAGATTCAACTGACAAACCGCCAGCATATAATTATTGACATTGTCAAGAAACATCAACCCATTACAGGGGAACAAATAGCTGAGAAATTAAATGTCAC
The sequence above is a segment of the Thermoanaerobacter ethanolicus JW 200 genome. Coding sequences within it:
- the era gene encoding GTPase Era, with translation MGHKAGFVALVGRTNVGKSTLLNAILQEKIAITSPKPQTTRNTIHGILTTDEYQVIFVDTPGIHKPKSKLSEFMIEVAKRTLKEVDLILYMIEPDTEVGPGDRYIIEHLKEVDTPVILVVNKIDLVPEERVEETIKIFKEQYEFKDVVAISAIENKNIDLLKEKIVSLLPEGPKYYLDDYITDQPEKLIVAEIIREKMLHFLEEEVPHGVYVEVESIKEREDKDIIDIEAYIYCEKESHKGIIIGKNGQMLKKIGQSARLDLEEFYGKQVFLDLWVKTRKGWRDNTTLLKKLGYAIDKKTYE
- the deoC gene encoding deoxyribose-phosphate aldolase, coding for MNIAKMIDHTLLKPNATKSEIEKLCNEAKEYGFASVCINPCFVDLAYSMLKDTDVKVCTVIGFPLGANTIETKVFEAVEAVKKGATEVDMVLNISMLKSGDYDYVKKEIEEVVKAVKSYGDIVVKVILETCYLTDEEKVKACQITKEAGADFVKTSTGFGPGGATVEDVKLMRQAVGENFGVKASGGVRTAEDAKAMIEAGANRIGASAGVKIVEEWNKLKMS
- the recO gene encoding DNA repair protein RecO, giving the protein MRLLKTEAIVLKNNLIGETDKIATLFTKSYGKLQAVAKGARRSKSRFVNAIRPFVVANYVIFEGQNYYYIDQWELIEAHKNIEKDLAKFSVASYIAETINKILEENQKSERLYLFLKHSLKAVDELQIDPLIFISSYNLKLVSLLGYMPQLDNCVVCGKRENLKYFSNSCGGAVCINCKNKCFDAKPLHEVTLKAIKYFLKGDYDKLQNIKVSGVIKEEVDKIITAYMKEHLEIEFKSKDFIDKLQNM
- a CDS encoding DUF4342 domain-containing protein produces the protein MLDEELEKIDMIVERMGVSYKEAKEALEKSGGSVVDALIYIEENRKSWTETFTVAGSEVMEKIKELIKKGNVTKIRIKKDDKVLLEIPVTAGAISAVIIPQLTLVGAAVALLANCTIEVEKHDKSVTVLKEEKKKD
- a CDS encoding glycine--tRNA ligase, producing the protein MSQAVTMDKIVALAKNRGFVFPGSEIYGGLANTWDYGPLGVELKNNIKRMWWKRFIQQSPYNVGIDTAILMNPEVWVASGHVSSFSDPLMDCKECKSRFRADQLIEDYIKEKELNISIEGWTNEQLMEFIKEHKVPCPKCGAYNFTDIRKFNLMFKTYQGVTEDSKSEVYLRPETAQGIFVNFKNVQRTTRKKIPFGIGQIGKSFRNEITPGNFIFRTREFEQMELEFFCKPGEDMEWFSYWRKYCMDWLLEFGLKEENLRFRDHKKEELSHYSTATTDIEYNFPFGWGELWGIANRTDFDLRQHMEHSGVDLSYMDPVTGEKYIPYCIEPSVGVDRLMLAFLIDAYEEEELEDGETRVVLRLHPALAPIKAAVLPLSKKLSENAYKLYDQLRNKFVVDYDETGSIGKRYRRQDEIGTPFCITYDFDSENDHCVTIRDRDTMQQVRIKIEEVEKYLEERLNF